From Aegilops tauschii subsp. strangulata cultivar AL8/78 chromosome 5, Aet v6.0, whole genome shotgun sequence:
agcatgactttgtccatgtgtcgatcctttgtgatcgcaaccttacctagacccaatacctgacttttgcctttgtcggcgaagatgatatgcttcagatgcgatggtgataagggagcatccatcaatagattcttgtcaccagtcatgtgatttgtacatccactatcgaggacccactcagtggctttgggttgatcatcctgcagatgaattagtgcagcttatgaacttcatatacttcatcaatgaagaatatgacatcacaattcatcagatcaatttcatcaagtaatagaacagataaagtAGTATGAGGttgtgagaaatgaaagttcatttcttcatgattagcctgcgtccttccagacacttttcaggtctccagcaaattcttcagacgttcatgcacgtctggagacctgaccctgcataagagattagttctttttcttcaccacccacatctgaaggggtggcaaagagtttatcactctgcgagctccatacgagaaaggtggcatagaagccaatccatttcgtttcacataagaggagttagggtaagcatatgaataagcagagaaattcttcgaggacttatgaacataatgattagaagaataatgctcatattcatagcccttggctcttccctgcgaaacagagttgttagcacgatgatgttcatatgaggactttgatccttttgaggaatttgatccatgtgaggaatttggtccgtatgaggacttggatccatatgaagaatttggtccatatgaagaatttgatctgaggttcctattcttcacaggtggtgtcatgaggacattcacctgaagactttcaaggcaccttttgggaacccagattttcttcataggagaatcgttcctgcagttagtgccaacatatctagcaaatacttcaccattctgatttttaaataGTTTATAGTTGGGGTCAAATGACTcgtcagaagaatgagaagattcacatgtaaagccagataaattagatggatcaactggaggtccctttgcagcaacccatgaggttttggggtactgctcaggcttccaatatgtaccatcagcattgagtttcctctcaaaggcaataccctctttcctagggttcctgttgaggatctgctttttaagcacatcacaaagagtctgatgccctttgaggcttttgtacatgcctgtcatgtacagtTCCTTCAGCCCTACATCATCAGTGAttctagcaatgtcctcagatgaggaattagtgatagcagagacagttgaagaatttgtagcattagaagcatttgaacattcaggtgaagaattagcagattcacgttcaatgcatttcaaacacggaggaacaaattcttcgtGAGCAgcactgatttgttgagcaagtaatgaatcgcgctccttctgaagatcttcataactcactcttagcttctcaagatcttgctttctttgaagaaattcataagaaagcttctcatgattagacaagagagtgttatgatgaccttgaaggttgtcaaacctagtatgaagtctctggagattttcagtcaaggttttagtgcgatccatttcttcacccaacatatcatcacttttgtctagcatgttttgaaccttttcaaaagccctttgttgtttcacagcaatcttagcaagtttagtatagctgggcttaaggttttcatcagattcattctcacttgattcagaggaggtatatttgagtaccttggcaccctttgccatgaagcaataggtgggagcgtagtcatcattgccttcatcagccttgttggtgaggtcattttcttcagtgttgaagatagacttgctgacgaatgcagtagcgagggctaggctcgccacaccggattcggaatcctcagatgcctcctcttcctcattttcttcagattcagcctcagagtccatttccttgccaatgaatgcccgagccttcttggagctgctcttcttgtgagatgaagactttgaggattttgatgatgaagattttgaggatttcttctttttcttcgcatcatcagaactgtaatccttgtatttcttcttctttgattccttttcccactgaggaaaatcttgaatgtagtgtccaggtttcttgcatttgtgacaaagcctcttcttgtagtcactggatgaggaatcattgctccttgagggtcttccaaagcgaccacgtcttgagaacttctggaatttcttcacgagcagtgctagatcatggctcagttcttcaggatcaccaaggctgctgtcagagtcttcatcttcagactcggaaactgccttggccttcagtgcacgtgatctgccatagctcgaaccatagagatctctcttttcagcaagctggaactcatgagtatttagcctctcgaggatatcagcgggatcaagtgacttgtaatcagcacgctcttgtatcatcaatgccagagtatcaaatgaggaatcaagcaaTCTCGacagtttcttcaccacctcatggtcggtgatgtcagtggcgccaagtgcttgaagctcatttgagatgtcagtgaggcgatcgaaggtttgttgaacattttcattgtcgagtcttttgaagcggttgaagagattgcgaagaacatcaactcgagagtcacgctgtgttgagactccttcattgactttggacagcctatcccagataagcttagcagtttccaaagcactcactcttccatactgtcctttgctcagatggccacaaaTGATATTCTTTGCTTGAGAATCGaattgcttgaatctcttcacatcggtagcgttcagtgagggtgagacagagggaacaccattttccacaacataccagagatccttatcaattgcctcaagatgcatttgcatcttattcttccagtaggggtagtccgtcccatcgaaggtaggacacccagctgagaccttgatcatacttgcggtcgacataactaaaactccaggcggttaaaccaaaatcacacagaacaagggagtaccttgctctgataccaattgaaagtgtgttatatcgactagaggggggtgaataggcgatttttatgaattcttcactgaggaatttgtaggtgaggaaattccttagcgaagaattacttgcagcggaataagtactcaaaagtatgcatagcagaacacaagcatagtcatcatgatgaaatgaagacaagcaccgagtacagaaagcgtaaacacaggatagcacaggatgaagacaaacagactgaagaaattgaactgaggaaattgagaaagtctttagtcgaagtcttcaaacacagatatgaacaggtgcacaacacagttatgaggaaatgaaagagttgaggaaatagaaccagtaggcttggtgaagacaatgatttggtagaccagttccaactgctgtctcaattgtacatctggttggagcggctaggtatttaaacctgaggacacacagtcctcgccgtattctccttgagctaaggtcacacagacctcgcccaatcactcatggtaagtcttcaggtgacttccaaaccttcacaaactcggtcactcggcgatccacaatttcctcttggatgctctagaccatgatgcctaaccgtctggaagaagcacggtcttcaaaggtaacaagcgtcagatccacACATGATCAATCTCTTCGGTGATGCTCAATCACATTGGGTTTGTGCGTgttttgggtttgggttttcctcacttgatgattttcgctcaaagtcctcggaggatgggatgctctcaaatgacaagtgtcagtttctctcggagcagccaaccagctagtggttgtagggggcggctatttatagcctagggagcagcccggcatgataagacataaatgcccttcaatgatatgaccgttaggtgggtagatattttgggacagctggcgcatagcacagcaacggtcggaaatttgagtatcaaattcctcagggctgtcatgttcctcactgtgtaggcaatccgcactggcgaattcctaactcctcagtcagaacaatcCTCAGAGACCAGCataacttcgtctctgtcaccgaagaatatgactgaactgtatgagatttccaatggcttcactcgaagggattggtaggtgtaggattttgagtttagcatcacatggaaatttttccttagtatttcctcgaccccctttaacagtacggtgtttcctatgactcaagaaaaagaaaatgaaactacgaaaacaaaagtcttcacgcttcatgttcctcaaatgaataccaagtcttcaaggtcacaccaatttcttcactttcaaagtcttcagaaagtcttcagtcgaagaacttcatttttaggggtcgactttctctgtaaatatcaaactcctcatagacttatagacatgtgtacactcataaacacattagtcccttaacctataagtcttcaatacaccaaaatcactaaggggcactagatgcacttacaagactcaatccgataagataacttcaaagggaaaactcaatccattacaagagagtagagggggagaaacatcataagatccaactataataacaaagctcgcgatacatcaagatcgtgccaaatcaagaacacgagagagagagagagagagagagagagagagagagagagagagagagagatcaaacacatagctactggtacataccctcagccccgagggtgaactactccctcctcgtcatggagagcgccgggatgatgaagatggccaccggtgagggattcccccctccgacagggtgccagaacgggtctagattggtttttggtggctacagaggcttgcggcggcggaactcccgatctaggttattttctggaggtttctgtatttataggaatttttggcgtaggcctcacgtcagggggggtctccgagtcgtccacgagatagggggacgcgcccaggggggtagggcgcgccccccaccctcgtggacggcccaggactcttctggcccaactcttttactccggggggcttcttttggtccatcaaaaatcatcaaaaattggcacgtcaatttgactccgtttggtattccttttctgtaaaactcaaaaacaaggaaaaaacagaaactggcaccgagctctaggttaataggttagtcccaaaaaatcatataaaatagcatataaatgcatataaaacatctaagatggataatataatagcatgaatacttcataaattatagatacgttggagacgcatcagggccttagtgggccttagtggagagagaggagggtcgcaaggggtggccgccccccccccccctcccccatggcagtccgaattggactaaggggagggggcggcgccccctttccctctccctctccctctctttcctattccctccggtggagaaaggaaaggggggcgaatcctacttggactaggagtccaagtaggactccccccatggcacgcccctcctggccgcgggcctctctcccccctcctttatatacgtgggcagggggcaccccaaaggcacaccaagatttctcttagccgtgtgcggtccccccctccacagtttacgccgcCGGTCATAGCAtggtagtgcttaggcgaagccctgcgcggatcacatcaccaacactgtcatcgcgccgtcgtgctgaaggaactctccctcgaccctctactggatcaagagttcgagggacgtcatctagctgaacgtgtgctgaacacggaggtgccgtacgttcggtacttgaatcggttggatcgtgaagacgttcgactacatcaaccgcgttaacgtaatgcttccgctttcggtctacgagggtacgtggacacactctccccctctcgttgctatgcatctcctagatagatcttgcgtgatcgtaggaatttttttgaaattgcatgctacgttccccaacacgccCTCCCAGCCTCCCGCGCCTCCCCTTGCTCGTTGCCGCCCAACGGGGTCACCGACGAGGTGAGTGAGCTCTGCAACCCTCTCTCCCGCTCCCTTTTCTATTCCATCTCTCTgatcccccctcttctctctagTCCACGCGCCGCCGGAGCACCATGGACGTCCGCCACCTCCTGTTGGCTATGGGTCGGCGTCCACCACCACTACAGCGCTGCCCGTCctactcctccatggcctccccttCATGTCGACGTTGTGCGCTTCTGGCGCTCACCGCCGGCCTCCTCCTTGCATCTGCACCACAAAAGCATCACCGAGCCGCCCCGTTTCTACTTCCTCGTGTGTGCACATTTCTCATGCATGTTTGTTGATTCCTCAGCAGACTGGTTAATATTGCGGAAAAAATGCGAACGTTTTTAAATTGGTGAGAATTCATTCAATGGACCAAGGTGGTACTATTCCAGGTGGTGCGTTCAATGGACCAATGTACTTGATTAGAATCTTCTTATGATCGTATGAAAGGTGGTGCGTTCGATTTTCACATTCACCAGGGGCGAAGGCCAGCCAGGCGACATACCAGAAAATCGAACTCATCGTACGAAGAAATTACCAGATAGTCAAATAATCGATCAGACGGATGGGCAGAAGCAATCACCTTTttaatagtaggtatagataAGCCGCTTGGCTAGCTCATGCATTGCTTAAATCTAGCTACTCGAGTTTCCAAGTTCAATTTAGTTATCTGTATTGTTTTTTTTCTCATATGCGGGTAAGTCGGGCCCATGTTTCTACTGTACGCTAACATGACATTTTATTATCTCATATGTCACGTACACACCAAGTCGACAAAAAAACACTCTAGCCTTTGCACAAAGAAACACCGGTCAAGAAGGAAAAATACAATTAAGATAATCTTCTGAGCTTGACACCAATGCCCTCACATGCCTCTAGCACCACCACGATATTCACCAAAGAAAAAAATGACGAATCACCTCCTCACCAGAGCTCGACGCGACTCCATCACcgatatgcagctttgcggaccttCAAGGTGCCTAACCAAAGGCGAAACCATTACCGTTGAACGAATCAGAGCGGGGCAACACCCGGACATACCATCGAACTCAATATCCGGCATCCCCGCACGACTAAACGGTCGAAGGAGGAAACAATACCTGCCATACACGAATCACGAAGCCAGCACACGATCCATCATCTTCCAGATGCCgtcgatgcagaccacaatctgcatccgctcctggacTACCTCCCAGCCTCCGTGCCGGCGTTGGAGCAAATGCCGTCTCAACGGCGAAGCCCAAGGACACAAGTCCACCATGAGGATGCTGCCGCCGCCACATGCACCCTTGCTTGAACAACCTAGTTTCCAAATCCGCCCCAACCATATGACGGATTGCCTCGGTTGGGAAGGATCTGAAACTTCTTTATTCAGCGGCGCCATTGCCGCCGCCGAAGCCAAAACAATGAAGGATCCAAAAAACATAAGCTACTAGGTCTAACCTAAAACAACATGATCCACACACGTAGATCTGGTGAGAGAGAAAAATAGCTGACATGGCAATTTCCCAGCGTTTCGCGTACATGCATCTATAGCCAGGACTATCCGTTACGTATTTTTTTCGCGAATACGCATGAGAGCGTATCAATCCACTATAGTGTTTGAGAACTGTATTGAAACACTCTGTGTTTCGTTACAAGCCAACGAGCACGATGACTAAACATTGTAGTACTCCTTTCGTTCACTTTTGTACACTGTTTAGATATTTAAGACAACATCCAAAACAGTTTAATTTCAGCTGTCTAAAACTTAtaaaaagtgaacggatggagcgGTAGTATAATTTTGCATTTGTTGTCTGGTTTCACTATTCCATTTGCTTCGGACCGCACTCCACGCGTTCTGCACCTGGCGGTAGAGACGTGGCGATAAGTCGTACCGGCGAACCGCAGCCGCAACCCCAGCCGCGCGCGCGCGCATCCCTCCCTCCCGCGCGCACTCCCCACAGCCACACAGGTTCTTCCCCTGCCGTCGGCCGCCGCGGGATCGGACGACGCGCCATGgatcccctctccctcctcgtcccCCGCGCGCGCCCTTCGCTCCCGCTCCCGCTCCGCGCCGCCTCCCCGGCCACCAGCAGCGCCAGAgcggcggcaccggccccgcgaCGGTGGCGGCAGCGCGCGCGGCTGCCGTCGCCGGTCTCGGCCGTGGCGGCGGAGGCGCCCTCGGCGCCGTCGCCGTCCGGcggggaggagaaggagaaggagaaggaggaggggcAGTTCGACTGGCTGGACCAGTGGTACCCGCTGGCCCCCGTGTGCGACCTGGACCCCGGCGCGCCGCACGGCAAGACGGTGCTGGGCCTCCGCGTGGTGGCCTGGTACGACCGCGCCGTGGACGAGTGGCGCGTGTTCGACGACGCCTGCCCGCACCGCCTGGCGCCGCTCTCCGAGGGCCGCATCGACGACAAGGGCCGCCTCCAGTGCGTCTACCACGGCTGGTGCTTCGACGGCCGCGGCTCCTGCCAGTTCATCCCACAGGCCCCCGCCCTCGGCCCACCTGTCTGTAACCATTGATccattctccttcttcctcctccggtCCATCACAAAACCAAAACCAAAACCGAAATGTTCCTTCTCTGAATTGCGCGTGCAGGTGCACAAGAACAGCAAGGCGTGCGTGGCGTCGTACCCGAGCGTGGTGCAGAACAACATCCTGTGGTTCTACCCGAGGGCCGACGAGGAGCACCAAGACATTCTGCAGAGGAAGCGCCCGCCATTCATCCCGGAgatcgacgacccctccttcgtCACCGTCTACGGCGTCAGGGACCTCCCCTACGGGTGGGTACACATCCTCAACCTCGACCTCCATATATGCGGGCGGCTACCTCCCTCCATTGCACAGTCTCACAGTCACAGCTCCGTTGGTTTGCAGCTACGATGTGCTGGTGGAGAACCTCATGGACCCTGCCCACGTCCCCTACGCGCACAAGGGGCTGATGGGCAAGCTTCGCAAGAAGGAAGACCCCGGAAGATAAGCCCCCCTGCCCTGACATGACCGGCGCCATCGAGTTCAGTTCACTGTCACTGAATGGGAGTGTTGATTCAGTTGTTGTTCTTCTCTTCACAGTTGAGTTCGACGTCGAAGGCGGCGGGCCAGTGAAGATGAAGATAGCGGAGGCGGATATCGCCGGGTTCCTGTCGGAGCAGGACAATAGCGGATACTTCCGGTACGTCGCGCCGTGCACCTTCTACGGCTCGCCCCTCCCAAAAGAGGAAAAGGGACAGGTATGAATCGATTGATTGGGCAGACACATTTCCCATTGTTGCCGGTGCAAGCAAAACTTGTAGCACTTCAGAGGAGACCAAACAGGGGTTGTTCAGAAGTTCGCAGTTCATGCTTTGATTTGggcaggagaagaagaagaagaagccgccTCAGTTCATGCTGGTGTTCATGTGCGTCCCGGTGTCTCCAGGGAAAAGCAGGGTGATCTGGGCGTTCCCGAGGAACGTCGGCGTCTGGCTCGACAAGGTCATACCGCGGTGGTACTACCACATCGGCCAGAACGCCATCCTGGACTCAGACATCTACCTCCTCCACATCGAGGTAATGATTTTTCAGCTCAAGCTCGGTGATTCTGAAGCTGAAGTTCTGAATCTGATCCAGCATATGGAGCTCAATCAGAAAGCAAACCCACTGTTTCCTTCATTTCAGGAGCGCAACTTCGCCGCGGCGGGCATCGAAAACTGGCAGAAAGCCGTGTATGTGCCGACGTCGTCGGACAACATGGTGATTGCCTTCAGGAACTGGTTCAGAAAACACTGCAAGAGTCAGGTCGGCTGGGCCGCCCCGACGGTCGGTCAGCTACCAGAGACTCCAACCAAAGACAAGCTCATGGAGAGGTACAAACAGTCCAACATTCTAACTCTTCTCCACGGCAAACCGGATGCCTGGAACACCTGAACATTCAGCGAAACCCCCTCTGAACAAATTCTGCGATGGCATCTGCAGGTACTGGTCGCACGTCACGCAGTGCAGGAGCTGCAGCGCGGCGCTGAAGGGCATGAAGGCGCTGGAGGTTGCCCTGCAGATTGCGTCGGTGGCAGTGGTCGGGTTCCTCGCCGTCGCCAAGGGGACACTGGTGACATCGGTGGTGCAGAGAGCCGCCGTTGTGTCCTTGGCCGTGCTGTGCTTCGCCGCGTCCCGTTGGCTGGCGAGCTTCATCGAGAAGAACTTCTATTTCCAGGATTACGTCCATGCCTACAAGTGAAGGCCATAATCCTGCGCCTTCTGTTGCTAGGATTTTGTAGCTCCTGACTTGATGCAGCTTTAGAAAGTGTACATGAAACACATTGCTTTATTTGATACCAATAGTAGCTGTATATAAAGCAACTAGTTTTTTCTTTTCAAACCAAAACCGGCTTCGGATTTTCATTCAAATCCAGTGCCTAAATGCTAAATGCGGGACAAAAGGAAATTAAGAATTTTGTATCAAGTACCAGGTGCTATTACCAGGCAAATCAAGAAACAAGTTGCCGCAAAACCATACAAGGAACAACAATATAACTTCTTATTGATATATGATTGGCGTTTTGCACAGCACATCCCAGTATTATTTCACTTCCCAAAACTACCAAGTTATAAAAGGGCAATACATCTTAATGTCAGCGTGTACATCGCTTCCCCAAAACATATCTGTAAGAACAAAAATGTGTTGTTTGTTACTGAATTCCTGGTAAAACTGGATGCCTTTTTTGAGGAGGCAGATTCATAATTATGTCTAGGGCCCAGCAAACTTATCTAAGAAGGTGAGTACAAGTCGAACCCCAATATCAGAGAACAAAGCACCATATGACACCACCCTTAGGCCCTGAAATGGAAAACAGTTTCAGTGAATTTTTACAAAGAACTTAGCTATCAAAGTACAGACAACCCGCAGCATTCGTGTTCAGAATAATACAGCTTTCTGGGTAATTAAGATTTCCATCAACTTACCTAGTCATATATGAATCATCCACAGTACTAACAACAATGTTCTCACCCACTTCAACAAATGGCGGGGCCTACGATTGGCAAATAGTTGATGCAAGTGAGAAATACTTCAAGCTGCAGGACTCTATCAAATTTCTTGGTTTCTAATTTTAATATTGATAATTAGGAGATTGCAAAACAATGAATGAATAAAAAAAGACGGCTTT
This genomic window contains:
- the LOC109741443 gene encoding protochlorophyllide-dependent translocon component 52, chloroplastic, which translates into the protein MDPLSLLVPRARPSLPLPLRAASPATSSARAAAPAPRRWRQRARLPSPVSAVAAEAPSAPSPSGGEEKEKEKEEGQFDWLDQWYPLAPVCDLDPGAPHGKTVLGLRVVAWYDRAVDEWRVFDDACPHRLAPLSEGRIDDKGRLQCVYHGWCFDGRGSCQFIPQAPALGPPVHKNSKACVASYPSVVQNNILWFYPRADEEHQDILQRKRPPFIPEIDDPSFVTVYGVRDLPYGYDVLVENLMDPAHVPYAHKGLMGKLRKKEDPGRVEFDVEGGGPVKMKIAEADIAGFLSEQDNSGYFRYVAPCTFYGSPLPKEEKGQEKKKKKPPQFMLVFMCVPVSPGKSRVIWAFPRNVGVWLDKVIPRWYYHIGQNAILDSDIYLLHIEERNFAAAGIENWQKAVYVPTSSDNMVIAFRNWFRKHCKSQVGWAAPTVGQLPETPTKDKLMERYWSHVTQCRSCSAALKGMKALEVALQIASVAVVGFLAVAKGTLVTSVVQRAAVVSLAVLCFAASRWLASFIEKNFYFQDYVHAYK